A single region of the Malaclemys terrapin pileata isolate rMalTer1 chromosome 2, rMalTer1.hap1, whole genome shotgun sequence genome encodes:
- the LOC128830927 gene encoding oocyte zinc finger protein XlCOF6-like isoform X3, with the protein MAVSATPWTGHSVMKRDLPPRTERGEEPPRSREWSDAEEKGTPQSCFSDDENFTIKSEPPDPLPERSEENLSMSPDWRNTYKIQRKPQRQQMYHAGAKHEKVTIKLEPSESPSEKSEEDLSTSSDIYRIQCKPERQQMNPTGAENENLTVKLDSPELSPEQSKYTVLESSDWDSTFRIPCKSGRQPVSPIEVTHETSAIKREAPDGSSETSPENVTVNSDWGNVCRIPCKSQRQPRSTLGAEAEQSSFGNIENFALFQEHLKREMPYVCLEYEDNFADQVGLEPHQGKLPLEAPFNWTGCGSGFGPMSLLMTHEKTHMGMRPYICTECKKGFNHKQDLIRHYRIHTGERPYQCTECGKSFVQKTHLITHFRIHTGERPFPCTECGKNFRKKTHLMRHQRTHSGTRLFPCSVCQRNFSHKQDLARHQQIHTGERPFTCTECGKNFGWKKNLITHQRIHTGERPFSCAKCGKSFSWKKYLITHQKTHEEKRLYNCPHCDRSFCQKSVLTTHQKTHLERRSYTCAVCQRSFGHKQDLIRHHRIHTGERPFACSECGKSFSQKTHLVTHFRIHTGERPFLCSECGKGFSKKTHLMRHQQIHTGERPFSCTQCDKGFSCKKNLLTHQLIHSGDVILYACAECEKSFTWKKNLITHQKIHAGKKPFVCTECGKSFSQKTHLNTHQRIHTGERPFPCAQCGKAFSQKSILITHQKTHLGSRPYACTECEKRFSHKQDLKRHLRIHTGERPYACTACGKSFNQRTHLITHYRIHTGERPFPCDLCGKRFSKKTHLMRHQRVHATVKPHMRRLNVGAISMGSQISVSVGSPISLGDALKEETIYVYQL; encoded by the exons ATGGCAGTAAGCGCTACTCCCTGGA CAGGTCATTCTGTTATGAAACGTGACCTCCCGCCACGGACCGAGCGAGGGGAGGAGCCGCCACGTTCCAGGGAATGGAGCGACGCAGAGGAAAAGGGGACTCCGCAAAGCTGCTTCTCAG ATGATGAGAACTTTACTATAAAATCAGAACCACCTGACCCCTTACCAGAGAGATCAGAAGAGAATCTCTCCATGTCTCCAGACTGgagaaacacctacaagatccAGCGCAAACCACAAAGGCAACAGATGTACCATGCAGGAGCCAAGCATGAGAAGGTAACTATAAAATTAGAGCCAAGTGAGTCCCCATCAGAAAAGTCTGAAGAAGATCTTTCCACGTCTTCAGACATCTACAGGATCCAGTGCAAACCAGAAAGGCAGCAGATGAACCCCACCGGAGCAGAGAATGAGAATCTTACTGTGAAACTAGACTCACCTGAACTATCACCTGAACAGTCCAAATACACTGTTCTTGAGTCTTCAGATTGGGACAGCACCTTCAGGATCCCTTGCAAATCAGGAAGGCAGCCGGTGAGCCCCATTGAAGTGACCCATGAGACCTCCGCTATAAAACGGGAGGCACCGGACGGATCATCAGAAACAAGCCCAGAGAATGTGACCGTGAATTCAGACTGGGGGAATGTCTGCAGGATCCCGTGCAAATCACAAAGGCAGCCGAGAAGCACTCTAGGGGCTGAGGCTGAACAATCCAGCTTTGGCAACATAGAGAATTTTGCACTTTTCCAAGAACACCTGAAGAGAGAAATGCCATACGTGTGCCTGGAATACGAAGACAACTTTGCGGATCAGGTTGGCCTGGAACCACACCAGGGAAAGCTCCCACTGGAGGCTCCATTTAACTGGACTGGTTGTGGCAGCGGCTTTGGGCCGATGTCCCTTCTCATGACTCATGAGAAAACCCACATGGGAATGAGGCCGTACATCTGCACGGAATGCAAGAAGGGCTTCAATCACAAACAAGACCTGATACGGCATTACCgtatccacacgggagagagaccctatcaGTGCACTGAATGCGGGAAAAGCTTCGTCCAGAAAACGCACCTTATAACGCACTTCCGAATCCACACGGGCGAGAGGCCGTTTCCATGTACCGAGTGCGGGAAAAACTTCAGGAAGAAAACCCACCTGATGCGGCACCAGAGGACTCACTCGGGAACCCGGCTGTTTCCCTGCTCTGTCTGCCAGAGGAACTTCAGCCACAAGCAAGATCTCGCCAGGCACCAGCAGATCCACACAGGGGAACGGCCGTTCACGTGCACCGAGTGTGGGAAGAACTTCGGCTGGAAGAAGAATCTCATCACCCACCAGCGTATCCACACGGGGGAGCGGCCCTTCAGCTGCGCCaagtgtgggaagagcttcagctGGAAGAAATATCTCATCACGCATCAGAAGACCCATGAGGAGAAGAGACTGTACAACTGCCCTCACTGTGACAGGAGCTTCTGCCAGAAATCCGTGCTCACCACGCACCAGAAGACGCACCTCGAAAGGCGATCCTACACCTGCGCCGTTTGCCAGAGGAGCTTCGGCCACAAGCAGGACCTCATAAGGCACCACCGGATCCACACCGGAGAGAGACCATTCGCCTGCAGCGAatgtgggaagagcttcagccAGAAGACTCACCTGGTGACCCACTTCCGGATCCACACCGGCGAGAGGCCGTTCCTGTGCAGCGAATGCGGGAAAGGGTTCAGCAAGAAAACCCACCTGATGAGGCACCAgcaaatccacacaggggagcggCCCTTCAGCTGCACCCAGTGCGACAAAGGCTTCAGCTGCAAGAAGAACCTCCTCACCCACCAGCTGATCCACTCCGGGGACGTGATCCTCTACGCCTGCGCCGAGTGCGAGAAGAGCTTCACCTGGAAGAAGAACCTCATCACCCACCAGAAGATCCACGCGGGGAAGAAGCCGTTCGTCTGCAccgagtgcgggaagagcttcagccAGAAAACCCACCTGAACACccaccagcgcatccacaccgGAGAGCGGCCCTTCCCCTGCGCCCAATGCGGCAAGGCCTTCAGCCAGAAGTCCATCCTCATCACCCACCAGAAGACCCACCTGGGCAGCCGGCCCTACGCCTGCACGGAGTGCGAGAAGAGATTCAGCCACAAGCAGGACCTGAAGCGACACctgaggatccacacaggagagaggccctacGCGTGCACCGCGTGCGGCAAGAGCTTCAACCAGAGGACGCACCTCATCACGCACTACAGGATCCACACCGGGGAGAGGCCCTTCCCCTGCGACCTCTGTGGGAAGCGCTTCAGCAAGAAAACACACCTCATGAGGCACCAGAGAGTGCACGCCACGGTAAAGCCGCACATGCGCAGACTCAACGTGGGGGCCATCTCCATGGGGAGCCAGATTTCGGTCTCGGTTGGAAGTCCTATCTCGCTTGGGGATGCGCTGAAGGAGGAGACCATATACGTTTACCAGCTGTGA
- the LOC128830927 gene encoding zinc finger protein 271-like isoform X1 translates to MAEEISAQSLVTFEDVSVYFSPEEWEILEEWQRVLYRDVMRDNYELLISMAGHSVMKRDLPPRTERGEEPPRSREWSDAEEKGTPQSCFSDDENFTIKSEPPDPLPERSEENLSMSPDWRNTYKIQRKPQRQQMYHAGAKHEKVTIKLEPSESPSEKSEEDLSTSSDIYRIQCKPERQQMNPTGAENENLTVKLDSPELSPEQSKYTVLESSDWDSTFRIPCKSGRQPVSPIEVTHETSAIKREAPDGSSETSPENVTVNSDWGNVCRIPCKSQRQPRSTLGAEAEQSSFGNIENFALFQEHLKREMPYVCLEYEDNFADQVGLEPHQGKLPLEAPFNWTGCGSGFGPMSLLMTHEKTHMGMRPYICTECKKGFNHKQDLIRHYRIHTGERPYQCTECGKSFVQKTHLITHFRIHTGERPFPCTECGKNFRKKTHLMRHQRTHSGTRLFPCSVCQRNFSHKQDLARHQQIHTGERPFTCTECGKNFGWKKNLITHQRIHTGERPFSCAKCGKSFSWKKYLITHQKTHEEKRLYNCPHCDRSFCQKSVLTTHQKTHLERRSYTCAVCQRSFGHKQDLIRHHRIHTGERPFACSECGKSFSQKTHLVTHFRIHTGERPFLCSECGKGFSKKTHLMRHQQIHTGERPFSCTQCDKGFSCKKNLLTHQLIHSGDVILYACAECEKSFTWKKNLITHQKIHAGKKPFVCTECGKSFSQKTHLNTHQRIHTGERPFPCAQCGKAFSQKSILITHQKTHLGSRPYACTECEKRFSHKQDLKRHLRIHTGERPYACTACGKSFNQRTHLITHYRIHTGERPFPCDLCGKRFSKKTHLMRHQRVHATVKPHMRRLNVGAISMGSQISVSVGSPISLGDALKEETIYVYQL, encoded by the exons CAGGTCATTCTGTTATGAAACGTGACCTCCCGCCACGGACCGAGCGAGGGGAGGAGCCGCCACGTTCCAGGGAATGGAGCGACGCAGAGGAAAAGGGGACTCCGCAAAGCTGCTTCTCAG ATGATGAGAACTTTACTATAAAATCAGAACCACCTGACCCCTTACCAGAGAGATCAGAAGAGAATCTCTCCATGTCTCCAGACTGgagaaacacctacaagatccAGCGCAAACCACAAAGGCAACAGATGTACCATGCAGGAGCCAAGCATGAGAAGGTAACTATAAAATTAGAGCCAAGTGAGTCCCCATCAGAAAAGTCTGAAGAAGATCTTTCCACGTCTTCAGACATCTACAGGATCCAGTGCAAACCAGAAAGGCAGCAGATGAACCCCACCGGAGCAGAGAATGAGAATCTTACTGTGAAACTAGACTCACCTGAACTATCACCTGAACAGTCCAAATACACTGTTCTTGAGTCTTCAGATTGGGACAGCACCTTCAGGATCCCTTGCAAATCAGGAAGGCAGCCGGTGAGCCCCATTGAAGTGACCCATGAGACCTCCGCTATAAAACGGGAGGCACCGGACGGATCATCAGAAACAAGCCCAGAGAATGTGACCGTGAATTCAGACTGGGGGAATGTCTGCAGGATCCCGTGCAAATCACAAAGGCAGCCGAGAAGCACTCTAGGGGCTGAGGCTGAACAATCCAGCTTTGGCAACATAGAGAATTTTGCACTTTTCCAAGAACACCTGAAGAGAGAAATGCCATACGTGTGCCTGGAATACGAAGACAACTTTGCGGATCAGGTTGGCCTGGAACCACACCAGGGAAAGCTCCCACTGGAGGCTCCATTTAACTGGACTGGTTGTGGCAGCGGCTTTGGGCCGATGTCCCTTCTCATGACTCATGAGAAAACCCACATGGGAATGAGGCCGTACATCTGCACGGAATGCAAGAAGGGCTTCAATCACAAACAAGACCTGATACGGCATTACCgtatccacacgggagagagaccctatcaGTGCACTGAATGCGGGAAAAGCTTCGTCCAGAAAACGCACCTTATAACGCACTTCCGAATCCACACGGGCGAGAGGCCGTTTCCATGTACCGAGTGCGGGAAAAACTTCAGGAAGAAAACCCACCTGATGCGGCACCAGAGGACTCACTCGGGAACCCGGCTGTTTCCCTGCTCTGTCTGCCAGAGGAACTTCAGCCACAAGCAAGATCTCGCCAGGCACCAGCAGATCCACACAGGGGAACGGCCGTTCACGTGCACCGAGTGTGGGAAGAACTTCGGCTGGAAGAAGAATCTCATCACCCACCAGCGTATCCACACGGGGGAGCGGCCCTTCAGCTGCGCCaagtgtgggaagagcttcagctGGAAGAAATATCTCATCACGCATCAGAAGACCCATGAGGAGAAGAGACTGTACAACTGCCCTCACTGTGACAGGAGCTTCTGCCAGAAATCCGTGCTCACCACGCACCAGAAGACGCACCTCGAAAGGCGATCCTACACCTGCGCCGTTTGCCAGAGGAGCTTCGGCCACAAGCAGGACCTCATAAGGCACCACCGGATCCACACCGGAGAGAGACCATTCGCCTGCAGCGAatgtgggaagagcttcagccAGAAGACTCACCTGGTGACCCACTTCCGGATCCACACCGGCGAGAGGCCGTTCCTGTGCAGCGAATGCGGGAAAGGGTTCAGCAAGAAAACCCACCTGATGAGGCACCAgcaaatccacacaggggagcggCCCTTCAGCTGCACCCAGTGCGACAAAGGCTTCAGCTGCAAGAAGAACCTCCTCACCCACCAGCTGATCCACTCCGGGGACGTGATCCTCTACGCCTGCGCCGAGTGCGAGAAGAGCTTCACCTGGAAGAAGAACCTCATCACCCACCAGAAGATCCACGCGGGGAAGAAGCCGTTCGTCTGCAccgagtgcgggaagagcttcagccAGAAAACCCACCTGAACACccaccagcgcatccacaccgGAGAGCGGCCCTTCCCCTGCGCCCAATGCGGCAAGGCCTTCAGCCAGAAGTCCATCCTCATCACCCACCAGAAGACCCACCTGGGCAGCCGGCCCTACGCCTGCACGGAGTGCGAGAAGAGATTCAGCCACAAGCAGGACCTGAAGCGACACctgaggatccacacaggagagaggccctacGCGTGCACCGCGTGCGGCAAGAGCTTCAACCAGAGGACGCACCTCATCACGCACTACAGGATCCACACCGGGGAGAGGCCCTTCCCCTGCGACCTCTGTGGGAAGCGCTTCAGCAAGAAAACACACCTCATGAGGCACCAGAGAGTGCACGCCACGGTAAAGCCGCACATGCGCAGACTCAACGTGGGGGCCATCTCCATGGGGAGCCAGATTTCGGTCTCGGTTGGAAGTCCTATCTCGCTTGGGGATGCGCTGAAGGAGGAGACCATATACGTTTACCAGCTGTGA
- the LOC128830927 gene encoding zinc finger protein 271-like isoform X2, with product MAEEISAQSLVTFEDVSVYFSPEEWEILEEWQRVLYRDVMRDNYELLISMGHSVMKRDLPPRTERGEEPPRSREWSDAEEKGTPQSCFSDDENFTIKSEPPDPLPERSEENLSMSPDWRNTYKIQRKPQRQQMYHAGAKHEKVTIKLEPSESPSEKSEEDLSTSSDIYRIQCKPERQQMNPTGAENENLTVKLDSPELSPEQSKYTVLESSDWDSTFRIPCKSGRQPVSPIEVTHETSAIKREAPDGSSETSPENVTVNSDWGNVCRIPCKSQRQPRSTLGAEAEQSSFGNIENFALFQEHLKREMPYVCLEYEDNFADQVGLEPHQGKLPLEAPFNWTGCGSGFGPMSLLMTHEKTHMGMRPYICTECKKGFNHKQDLIRHYRIHTGERPYQCTECGKSFVQKTHLITHFRIHTGERPFPCTECGKNFRKKTHLMRHQRTHSGTRLFPCSVCQRNFSHKQDLARHQQIHTGERPFTCTECGKNFGWKKNLITHQRIHTGERPFSCAKCGKSFSWKKYLITHQKTHEEKRLYNCPHCDRSFCQKSVLTTHQKTHLERRSYTCAVCQRSFGHKQDLIRHHRIHTGERPFACSECGKSFSQKTHLVTHFRIHTGERPFLCSECGKGFSKKTHLMRHQQIHTGERPFSCTQCDKGFSCKKNLLTHQLIHSGDVILYACAECEKSFTWKKNLITHQKIHAGKKPFVCTECGKSFSQKTHLNTHQRIHTGERPFPCAQCGKAFSQKSILITHQKTHLGSRPYACTECEKRFSHKQDLKRHLRIHTGERPYACTACGKSFNQRTHLITHYRIHTGERPFPCDLCGKRFSKKTHLMRHQRVHATVKPHMRRLNVGAISMGSQISVSVGSPISLGDALKEETIYVYQL from the exons GTCATTCTGTTATGAAACGTGACCTCCCGCCACGGACCGAGCGAGGGGAGGAGCCGCCACGTTCCAGGGAATGGAGCGACGCAGAGGAAAAGGGGACTCCGCAAAGCTGCTTCTCAG ATGATGAGAACTTTACTATAAAATCAGAACCACCTGACCCCTTACCAGAGAGATCAGAAGAGAATCTCTCCATGTCTCCAGACTGgagaaacacctacaagatccAGCGCAAACCACAAAGGCAACAGATGTACCATGCAGGAGCCAAGCATGAGAAGGTAACTATAAAATTAGAGCCAAGTGAGTCCCCATCAGAAAAGTCTGAAGAAGATCTTTCCACGTCTTCAGACATCTACAGGATCCAGTGCAAACCAGAAAGGCAGCAGATGAACCCCACCGGAGCAGAGAATGAGAATCTTACTGTGAAACTAGACTCACCTGAACTATCACCTGAACAGTCCAAATACACTGTTCTTGAGTCTTCAGATTGGGACAGCACCTTCAGGATCCCTTGCAAATCAGGAAGGCAGCCGGTGAGCCCCATTGAAGTGACCCATGAGACCTCCGCTATAAAACGGGAGGCACCGGACGGATCATCAGAAACAAGCCCAGAGAATGTGACCGTGAATTCAGACTGGGGGAATGTCTGCAGGATCCCGTGCAAATCACAAAGGCAGCCGAGAAGCACTCTAGGGGCTGAGGCTGAACAATCCAGCTTTGGCAACATAGAGAATTTTGCACTTTTCCAAGAACACCTGAAGAGAGAAATGCCATACGTGTGCCTGGAATACGAAGACAACTTTGCGGATCAGGTTGGCCTGGAACCACACCAGGGAAAGCTCCCACTGGAGGCTCCATTTAACTGGACTGGTTGTGGCAGCGGCTTTGGGCCGATGTCCCTTCTCATGACTCATGAGAAAACCCACATGGGAATGAGGCCGTACATCTGCACGGAATGCAAGAAGGGCTTCAATCACAAACAAGACCTGATACGGCATTACCgtatccacacgggagagagaccctatcaGTGCACTGAATGCGGGAAAAGCTTCGTCCAGAAAACGCACCTTATAACGCACTTCCGAATCCACACGGGCGAGAGGCCGTTTCCATGTACCGAGTGCGGGAAAAACTTCAGGAAGAAAACCCACCTGATGCGGCACCAGAGGACTCACTCGGGAACCCGGCTGTTTCCCTGCTCTGTCTGCCAGAGGAACTTCAGCCACAAGCAAGATCTCGCCAGGCACCAGCAGATCCACACAGGGGAACGGCCGTTCACGTGCACCGAGTGTGGGAAGAACTTCGGCTGGAAGAAGAATCTCATCACCCACCAGCGTATCCACACGGGGGAGCGGCCCTTCAGCTGCGCCaagtgtgggaagagcttcagctGGAAGAAATATCTCATCACGCATCAGAAGACCCATGAGGAGAAGAGACTGTACAACTGCCCTCACTGTGACAGGAGCTTCTGCCAGAAATCCGTGCTCACCACGCACCAGAAGACGCACCTCGAAAGGCGATCCTACACCTGCGCCGTTTGCCAGAGGAGCTTCGGCCACAAGCAGGACCTCATAAGGCACCACCGGATCCACACCGGAGAGAGACCATTCGCCTGCAGCGAatgtgggaagagcttcagccAGAAGACTCACCTGGTGACCCACTTCCGGATCCACACCGGCGAGAGGCCGTTCCTGTGCAGCGAATGCGGGAAAGGGTTCAGCAAGAAAACCCACCTGATGAGGCACCAgcaaatccacacaggggagcggCCCTTCAGCTGCACCCAGTGCGACAAAGGCTTCAGCTGCAAGAAGAACCTCCTCACCCACCAGCTGATCCACTCCGGGGACGTGATCCTCTACGCCTGCGCCGAGTGCGAGAAGAGCTTCACCTGGAAGAAGAACCTCATCACCCACCAGAAGATCCACGCGGGGAAGAAGCCGTTCGTCTGCAccgagtgcgggaagagcttcagccAGAAAACCCACCTGAACACccaccagcgcatccacaccgGAGAGCGGCCCTTCCCCTGCGCCCAATGCGGCAAGGCCTTCAGCCAGAAGTCCATCCTCATCACCCACCAGAAGACCCACCTGGGCAGCCGGCCCTACGCCTGCACGGAGTGCGAGAAGAGATTCAGCCACAAGCAGGACCTGAAGCGACACctgaggatccacacaggagagaggccctacGCGTGCACCGCGTGCGGCAAGAGCTTCAACCAGAGGACGCACCTCATCACGCACTACAGGATCCACACCGGGGAGAGGCCCTTCCCCTGCGACCTCTGTGGGAAGCGCTTCAGCAAGAAAACACACCTCATGAGGCACCAGAGAGTGCACGCCACGGTAAAGCCGCACATGCGCAGACTCAACGTGGGGGCCATCTCCATGGGGAGCCAGATTTCGGTCTCGGTTGGAAGTCCTATCTCGCTTGGGGATGCGCTGAAGGAGGAGACCATATACGTTTACCAGCTGTGA